The genome window GCTGCAATTTGTGCCAGATCACCTGCCCGGTGGCCGATTGCATTGAGATGGTGCCGATAGAGACGGGTAAACCGTTTTTGAATTGGACCCAGGACCCGCGTAATCCTTACCGGGAGGCGGTGTAGCTGCTTGGACCACCCTCGCGAGCAAGCCCGCTCCCACCTTCGACTGCACTGCTTCAGACAAAACGCGGTCAACGGTGGGAGCGGGCTTGCTCGCGAAGGGCCCTAAGCCTCACCCCACCTCTTAAGGCTCCAACCCAATCCCCCGCAAAATCACCCCCGTCACCGTCTGGATTGCCTTCTCAAACTGCATATCCGACAACGGCTGGTGATCATTCAAAATCTTCACCTGGTGATCAAAGTCCGCATAGTGCTGGGTCGACGCCCAAATCATATACAGCAGGCTCGACGGCTCCACTGGCAGAATGCGTTTGTCCTCCACCCATTGGCGAATTTTCGCTTCCTTCATCTTGGCCCAGTCGTACAGGCTTTCGTCCAGCGCCTCACCCAGTGTCGGCGCGCCGTGGATGATTTCATTGGCCCAGACTTTCGAGCCATACGGCCGCGTGCGCGAGCGCTGCATCTTGGCGCGGATGTAGCTGCTGAGCACCACCCGTGGGTCATCGAAGGTTTCGAAGCTCAGGGCATCCTGCTTCCACAACTCCAGCAGGTCGAACAGCACCGCGCTGTACAGCTCGCTCTTGGTGGTGAAGTAGTAATGCAGGTTGGAGCGCGGCAACTGCACTTCTTCGGCGATGTCAGCCATGGCGGTGCTGCCATAGCCTTTCTCAGCGAAGATTTTCTCCGCTGCCAGCAGAATTTTTTCGACGTTGACCCGACGAATGCCGATCTTGTGATTGCCCATAAATGCTGGAAGCCCACTCACTGTTAGATGCAATTGACCTTCGACACATCAACCCCCTGTCGCGCCTGCTTTGCGCCGTGCCCACGCACGTGGGGGCTGCGCGCGCAATAGCGTGCTGCAGGGACATCGGGTGATGAATCTTCAGATTCCAACGCCCTCCATCACATCACGAACCGCCACATTAGGCTACTCGCCGTCATGATATGCCGAGCAGATTGCTCGTCTGCACTGCGCTGGCGCAGGCCTTTGAGCGCCGTTGATCGACAGATCAGGCACAGCACCTGAAAGTCTGCAGGATTCCCCGGCAACGTCCGTCGTGATCGGGCTATTATCGGCGCATCTGAACCGGACGCCCCGACCTATGGCCGTTGACCTGCAAGCCCTCTATCCAAAATTGATACACCTGATGCTGGACACGGTGTTCGTGGTCGACAGCGACAACCTGATCGTCTTTGTGAGTGATGCCTGTGAAGCGCTGCTCGGTTACCGCGCCGACGAGCTGACCGGCACACTCATCACCGACTACATGCACCCGGAGGACCTGGCGCGCACGCGGGCCTCAATCATGCGGGTGATGAATGGCAAGCCTCACGTCGATTTCCGCAACCGCTATATCCGCAAGGATGGCAACGCCGTACACATCCTGTGGGCGGCGTTCTGGTCCGAAGAGGTCGGTGCGCGGATCGGCGTTGCCAGGGACGTAACCGCCCTCACCCAGGCCGAGGAAGAATTACGTTTCCTCGCCCATCATGATCCGCTGACGGCCCTCACCAACCGCTCGCTGTTCAACGCCGGGCTGGATTCGGCCCTGCAAGCCGCACAGCGCCACAACACGACGCTGGCGTTGCTGTTTCTGGACGTTAATGACTTTAAGGGCATCAACGATGGGCATGGGCATGCCGTGGGCGATCGGCTGCTCTGCGTGATCGCCCGCCGGCTGGAGCGCTGTGTGCGCGAGAGCGACCTGGTGGCTCGGATGGGCGGCGATGAATTCACCGTGCTGCTGACGGATATGCAGTCGCAGGAAGCGGTGTACGGGATAGTGGCGCAAATACTCGCGGTCATGGCCGAACCGTTGGGCGCCGAGTTTTACGGGGTCAAAATGCCGTCTTGCAGCGTGGGCGTGGCGTTTTATCCCGCGGACGGTGAGGACGCCGACACGCTGCTGAGCCACGCCGACAGTGATATGTACCGGATAAAACGGCAGCGAATTACAGTTAAGTGACGCGCTTTTCGCTGGTCAATCTCGCCGACAACACCAGGGCTTGGGGACTGCCACCGGCTCTAGACCGAGGCGACAGGGCATAATGAAACTTCATACGCGAACCTTCCCCCCCAAAAACGGATTGGTTAGGATCGCGATCCCTATGAAGGATCATTGCAATGACTATTCGACCTCGTGTGGCCGCCGACGACACAGTGCTGGGAGCGCTGTGGGAGCGCTCGGTACGGGCCACCCATGACTTCCTCCCCGAGGATGACATCCAGCGTTTGCTGCCCCTGGTCCGTGACACCTACCTGCCGATGCCCGCACTTGATGTATGGGTGTTCGAAGACAGTCAAGGCCTCGCCGGTTTTATCGCCACCGGCGGGCATAACGTGGAAATGCTGTTTATCGACCCCGACCGCCGTGGCCAGGGTATTGGCCGGCAATTGCTCGAGCATGCCCGCGCACGCCATGACACGCTCACGGTCGATGTTAATGAACAAAACCCGCAAGCCGTGGGTTTCTACCTGCACTATGGTTTTATCCAGGTCGCGCGCTCGCCGCTGGATGGCGAAGGCAAACCCTTTCCCCTGCTGCATATGGCATTACCAAAGCCCTCCACTGAAGGTACTGAACAATGTTGATCAAGAAAGCCCTGACCACCGTCACCCTGCTCGCTTCTCTGCTGGGCGCCTCGGCGGCATTTGCCCATGCCCACCTGAAAAGCCAAACACCCGCCGCCGACAGCACTGTCGCAGCGCCCGCTGACGTGCGCCTGACCTTCAGCGAAGGCGTCGAAGCGACCTTCACCAAGGTGTCGCTGAGCAAGGACGGCACCGAAGTTGCGATCAAAGGCCTGGAAACGCCGGACGCCGACAAGAAAACCCTGGTGGTCACGCCAGCCGCACCGCTGGCTCCCGGCACCTACAAAGTGGTGTGGAACGCCGTGTCGGTCGACACCCACAAGAGCAACGGTGAATACAGCTTCAAGGTCGGCCAATAACCCATGGCGACCCTGCTGGTGCTGTGTCGCTTCCTGCATTTCATCGTCGTGCTGTTGATGTTCGGGGCCTGCGTGTTCAGGCCCTGGCTCTTGGGCGCTGAACCGCAGCCGACACTGGACCGGCAACTGCTGCGCATCCACCGTGCCTTGGCAGGCCTGGGGCTGGGCTCCGGGGTGGCCTGGTTGCTGTTAATCACCGCCAGCATGGCCGGCAGTTGGGAGGCGGCCCTGCAACCGGCAACCGTGCAATTGGTGCTGGGCAAAACCTTTTTCGGCCAGGCGTGGGTCTGGCATTTATTGCTCAACCTGCTGCTGGTCATCGTGCTGATCAAACCCTGGCCGCTGTTGCGCCTGCCGTTGAGCGCACTGCTGCTGGCGACGCTGGCGCCCGTTGGCCATGGCGCCATGCTCAATGGGCTGAGCGGGCAATTGCTGATTCTGAATCAGGTGGTGCACCTGGTATGCGTCGGTGCCTGGCTCGGTGGGCTGTTGTTGCTGGTGTTGATCCTCAGGCAGTCTCCGACGCACGCGCTGCAAGCCATCCTCAAACGCTTCAGCGGCGTGGGTTACGGCCTGGTCGCCGGCCTGCTGGTGACGGGTTTGATCAATGTGCGCGTGCTGACCGGGCAGCTATGGCCCACGCCGTTGTTCAACGGCTTTGCGCTGATTCTGTTGATCAAAGTGCTGCTGGTGCTGGGCATGTTGGCGCTGGCGCTGCTGAACCGACTACGCATCGAGCATGGCGAGCAACGGCTGGGCAGCCTGAAAGCCAGCGTGATGCTGGAATGGCTGTTAGGCGTTTGTGCAGTCGCCGCTGTTTCCCTCCTTGGCACCCTTCCTCCGATGGTGATGGCCGGCTGAGTTCACCGCACGTTCAAGTCCCACTCGATGACCTGCGGGCGCGGGCTTGCTCGCAAATGTGGCAGATCAGGCCATACACCTGGCGATGGCTACGCCGCTTTGGCGAGCAAACCCGTTCCCACACGGACGCGCCCAACTCAGAGCGTTCATGCATAGTCATCGTATAACTTCTGCTTGACACTCCCCGAAAACCTCGCAAATATCTCGCCCAATGTTGTACGACGACGTACGACAAATAATAAAAACAACAAACGAAACGGAGCCTCACTGTGAGTCAATTCGCCCGCCCTTTCTCTTCGCGTCTCGGTCTTATCGGCTTCAGCAGCCTGGCAGTCACCCTGCCCCTCAACGCCCAGGCCGACGGTTTTATCGATGACGCCACGGCCACACTTAACCTGCGCAACGCCTACTTCAACCGTAACTTCACCAACCCGACCTATCCTCAGGCCAAGGCAGAAGAGTGGACACAGAACTTCATCCTCGATGCAAAATCCGGCTTCACCCAAGGCACCGTCGGTTTCGGGCTTGATGTGTTGGGCCTGTATTCGCAGAAGCTCGATGGCGGTAAAGGCACCGGGGGCACGCAACTGTTACCTATCGGCCGTGACGGGCGCCCCGCCGACAATTTCGGACGCCTGGGCGTGGCGCTGAAAACCAGACTGTCGAAGACCGAATTGAAAGTCGGCGAATGGATGCCGGTGCTGCCGATCTTGCGCTCCGATGATGGCCGGTCCCTGCCCCAGACCTTTCGCGGGGGCCAGGTTACCTCCAATGAAATCGCCGGGCTGACCCTTTATGGCGGGCAGTTTCGCGGTAACAGCCCGCGTAACGATGCGAGCATGGAAGACATGTTCATGAACGGCAAAGCCGCGTTCACCTCCAACCGTTTCAATTTTGCCGGCGGCGAATACAGCTTCAACAACAAACGCACCCAAGTCGGCGTGTGGTACGCCGAACTGAGCGATATCTACCAGCAACAGTTTTTCAACCTGACGCACAGCCAGCCCATAGGCGACTGGACCCTGGGCGCCAACCTCGGTTACTTCAATGGCAAGGAAGACGGCAGCGCCCTGGCCGGTGACCTGAACAACAAGACCCTCTCCGCCTTGCTCTCGGCCCGATACAACGGCAACACCTTCTACGTGGGCGTGCAGAAACTGACCGGTGACAGCCTGTGGATGAGGGTTAATGGCACCAGCGGCGGCACCCTGGCCAACGACAGCTACAACTCCAGCTATGACAACGCCAGGGAAAAATCCTGGCAGGTGCGCCATGACTTCAACTTCGTGGTGCTCGGTATTCCCGGGCTGACCATGATGAACCGCTATATCAGCGGCAGTAACGTACACAGCGGCGCGATCACGGATGGCAAGGAATGGGGGCGCGAATCGGAACTGGCCTACACCGTGCAGAGCGGTGCGTTGAAGAACCTGAACGTGCGCTGGAGGAACTCGACCCTGCGTCGGGATTTCAGCAACAATGAATTCGATGAAAATCGGCTCTTTATCAGCTACCCGATTTCCTTGTTGTAACTCGGTCAATGGGGGAGCTGGCTTGCCTGCGATAGCGGTGTATCAGTAACCGCACTATCAACTGACCGACCACCATCGCAAGCCAGCGCCCACAATGAGTCACTTGTCATCAGGAAGAACGTTGACAACGCAGGGAATGCAAAACGATACTTCCACCAAGTCATACGACAACCTACAACAATAATGGAACCCTCATGACCACCCCTACAAACGTACCCGTTCCCTTCAACCGCCTGCTGCTCACCGGTGCCGCCGGCGGCCTGGGTAAAGTCTTGCGCGAACGCCTGCGCCCTTACGCCAAGGTGCTGCGCCTGTCGGACATCGCCGACATGGCCCCGGCCATCGATGCCGGCGAAGAAGTGCAGCCGTGCGACCTCGCCGATAAACAAGCGGTGCACCATTTGGTAGAAGGCGTCGACGCCATCCTGCATTTTGGCGGCGTCTCGGTAGAGCGTTCGTTCGAAGACGTGCTCGGCGCCAATATCTGCGGGATTTTCCATATCTATGAAGCCGCCCGCCGCCAGGGTGTGAAGCGCGTGATCTTCGCCAGTTCCAACCATGTGATCGGCTTCTACAAGCAAGGCGAAACCATCGACGCACACTCGCCGCGCCGCCCGGACAGCTACTACGGTTTGTCCAAGTCCTACGGTGAAGACATGGCGAGTTTCTACTTTGATCGCTATGGCATCGAGACCGTGAGCATCCGCATCGGCTCCTCATTCGCCGAGCCGCAAAACCGCCGGATGATGCACACCTGGCTGAGTTTCGATGACCTGACTCAACTGCTCGAAC of Pseudomonas fluorescens contains these proteins:
- a CDS encoding TetR/AcrR family transcriptional regulator produces the protein MGNHKIGIRRVNVEKILLAAEKIFAEKGYGSTAMADIAEEVQLPRSNLHYYFTTKSELYSAVLFDLLELWKQDALSFETFDDPRVVLSSYIRAKMQRSRTRPYGSKVWANEIIHGAPTLGEALDESLYDWAKMKEAKIRQWVEDKRILPVEPSSLLYMIWASTQHYADFDHQVKILNDHQPLSDMQFEKAIQTVTGVILRGIGLEP
- a CDS encoding sensor domain-containing diguanylate cyclase, whose translation is MAVDLQALYPKLIHLMLDTVFVVDSDNLIVFVSDACEALLGYRADELTGTLITDYMHPEDLARTRASIMRVMNGKPHVDFRNRYIRKDGNAVHILWAAFWSEEVGARIGVARDVTALTQAEEELRFLAHHDPLTALTNRSLFNAGLDSALQAAQRHNTTLALLFLDVNDFKGINDGHGHAVGDRLLCVIARRLERCVRESDLVARMGGDEFTVLLTDMQSQEAVYGIVAQILAVMAEPLGAEFYGVKMPSCSVGVAFYPADGEDADTLLSHADSDMYRIKRQRITVK
- a CDS encoding GNAT family N-acetyltransferase, which produces MTIRPRVAADDTVLGALWERSVRATHDFLPEDDIQRLLPLVRDTYLPMPALDVWVFEDSQGLAGFIATGGHNVEMLFIDPDRRGQGIGRQLLEHARARHDTLTVDVNEQNPQAVGFYLHYGFIQVARSPLDGEGKPFPLLHMALPKPSTEGTEQC
- the copC gene encoding copper homeostasis periplasmic binding protein CopC, with translation MLIKKALTTVTLLASLLGASAAFAHAHLKSQTPAADSTVAAPADVRLTFSEGVEATFTKVSLSKDGTEVAIKGLETPDADKKTLVVTPAAPLAPGTYKVVWNAVSVDTHKSNGEYSFKVGQ
- the copD gene encoding copper homeostasis membrane protein CopD encodes the protein MATLLVLCRFLHFIVVLLMFGACVFRPWLLGAEPQPTLDRQLLRIHRALAGLGLGSGVAWLLLITASMAGSWEAALQPATVQLVLGKTFFGQAWVWHLLLNLLLVIVLIKPWPLLRLPLSALLLATLAPVGHGAMLNGLSGQLLILNQVVHLVCVGAWLGGLLLLVLILRQSPTHALQAILKRFSGVGYGLVAGLLVTGLINVRVLTGQLWPTPLFNGFALILLIKVLLVLGMLALALLNRLRIEHGEQRLGSLKASVMLEWLLGVCAVAAVSLLGTLPPMVMAG
- a CDS encoding OprD family porin, translated to MSQFARPFSSRLGLIGFSSLAVTLPLNAQADGFIDDATATLNLRNAYFNRNFTNPTYPQAKAEEWTQNFILDAKSGFTQGTVGFGLDVLGLYSQKLDGGKGTGGTQLLPIGRDGRPADNFGRLGVALKTRLSKTELKVGEWMPVLPILRSDDGRSLPQTFRGGQVTSNEIAGLTLYGGQFRGNSPRNDASMEDMFMNGKAAFTSNRFNFAGGEYSFNNKRTQVGVWYAELSDIYQQQFFNLTHSQPIGDWTLGANLGYFNGKEDGSALAGDLNNKTLSALLSARYNGNTFYVGVQKLTGDSLWMRVNGTSGGTLANDSYNSSYDNAREKSWQVRHDFNFVVLGIPGLTMMNRYISGSNVHSGAITDGKEWGRESELAYTVQSGALKNLNVRWRNSTLRRDFSNNEFDENRLFISYPISLL
- a CDS encoding NAD-dependent epimerase/dehydratase family protein; the encoded protein is MTTPTNVPVPFNRLLLTGAAGGLGKVLRERLRPYAKVLRLSDIADMAPAIDAGEEVQPCDLADKQAVHHLVEGVDAILHFGGVSVERSFEDVLGANICGIFHIYEAARRQGVKRVIFASSNHVIGFYKQGETIDAHSPRRPDSYYGLSKSYGEDMASFYFDRYGIETVSIRIGSSFAEPQNRRMMHTWLSFDDLTQLLERALYTPSVGHTVVYGMSDNLDTWWDNRYAAHLGYAPKDTSEVFRAQVETLPPVAADDPAKRYQGGAFCAAGPFGD